ttattaacgcgACTTTACcaatgaccgagccacgtagcccagtggtaacgcttccgcctcgtaagcggtagatcggggttcaaatcccggctcggaccaacacaactggcgatcttttcccttctggaatcgattgcttagtaaagggaaggtagtgtatcgtcacaaactggaccttatcacgacaccttagggaggcgacctatggaatgttaacattaaccttaacatgttaactttatgttgagaatgaaactgccactgaatccgctttgtaaatgccggccccgatactcttcaagggtgttcccctcaggaactggaaaagatttactttttttacgacttttaccattttttttttgaatgaattttaaatgttttctatacatattgccagtttctttcaaaggtacacgccgcgcggcatttcagaatatgccatagacattgttgccagcgattttctgcacttttggtgcaatataaAACATTCCTGCCAACAATGCATGGCGatacgaagaagaagaagatcaacaaaaacaaaatgcgcagtatgggatttgacagcacgcatttgccgaaagtgcggcgcgtcgtttcgaggctggtttgccgcgtgtctgtctcgggaatacgcgcaatatcaaaacaaagaaaatagaTCTCGTGgaggttttttgcagcactttttagaaaaaaaatatgtaaggcagttgcaaatatttttcaaattagtgtTTTGAttaatgttgttgtttttttttgcaaccttCTTTGTCTCattgataaataaattgaaaatcagcAGATTTTTTTCTATCTTCTTTCTTTCCTAGAAAATTCTTggtataaaactaaaaaaaaaattgtattgctctttattatctgattcaaaattatgagttttttttttttcttttttttattttttatatgtttttttttattttttccttttatttCATTTCTTTGTCTGCTGCGCCCTTTTAGGCCCTCAACgggtgcgagccctgtttttcagctttgtcagacttttttcggagttaCTGGATGTTACTGTCGGAAGGAGGTTCtcttcccctgaggacaccttgagtgattttgcttgttcgcgagttcaaccacccccttttggcccttcatacgacagtaatttgaagatgctccctttaagtctgggccactgtaattctaggcaaccgctacataggtcatccttgtggccctgttgaatttagatttttttcagtgctttgtattaaacattttattaaaagtttaatgTTCAGCCATTCTTATAAATATTCAATGTCTATCATTTGAAATTCTGGAAAAGCCGGGGATaagttggaaatttggaaatgggatttgagtggccacTCTGGATAACGGATTTCATACCTTTGACTCATCATTTCAAGGCTTTTTCACCACACAACTCGGTTGTGTTCATCTCTCATTAGTTTGGCAGGAAAAGGATTTGagatatttatcactcgataAAAGGTAAAATTACGGTAACTTGTAGAGGATGTCAGAAAACACCCCACTTGTTCacataaatattttgttgtgTCTGCCCTAGgaatttttctataatttggtatattttgagaaattgatctGTATTTCGAAATACCTTGTCATGTTCCTGCCATTCAAGAAGTTACTCAGCGCCAAATGCCTCCCCCGAGGGAGAACCAACAAAAGGAATGTTTTCCATCGACTCGAaacggaaaaataaaaatacgcgGACCTTGCATGCACCGGCTGTCTAGCAAGAGGTGGTGGAATCGGCTGATTGGAACTCCTCTCCAGTACACACTCCACTCGATGCTGGCCTGGAACCATTTCAATCAATCAATCCCAACTCGTTAAGTCAACATCGGTCGGATGCGAACTGGGAATATAGGAGTGTTGTTCTCGTTTTGTGGGCTGTGGAAAATGGTCTTGGTCGCACAATGGAGAAGCTGGAAATGGAACACACTTTTGACCTTtgcagaaaaaatattgaatatccTCATTTTTATATTGATTCTTCAATATATcaagaaaactgaacaaatataGCAAACTAAAAACATATTGCCAACGTATGATTCGTCTACCTCTACAATTTACTGGGTACGGTTGCTACTCCCACTTGGGAATGCCACACCCACCCACGCCATTTCCGGTCCTCAAGTGCACTTCTTTTTTATGCGCAAATAAGTGGAGTAGGCATTGCCGCAACTGCGAAATAACAACCCGGCAGAAAAGCCGGAAAAATATAGAACGGTGATTACTGTACAGCTAAACACTGTTAGCTTGGCACTTTGCATGCCTGTTGCaagtttaatgcattttttacaAGTTTAAAACTGAGCAAACTTAATGAGAACTTTAGGTTTTGGATTTTTCCTGGCAAACTGGCGGGCATAAAAAGCTGATTCCGAAGTTGATTACCACTACACTGCGGAATGTTATGTATTTGTGTACAAAACAGTGCAACAGTAAGGTAACCATCGTGTTGAACCACCTGTTGAGTATCTCGTCAGTGcatatttcttttttcatggATAGAATCTAATAAAAGGTTAGTTCCTAAATATCCTAGAAAACTCCTTCTTTGCCTTCCACCCCCATTCAAAATTGGCTCGTCAaatcaggggggggggggcaaaatgTCATTGGAAAAAGACGTGCAAATTGACCGGGAGGATGGCAACCCtatactagagcgtccaatttcccgtcccgggaaaaaaatatttcccatttcccgggaaatttgtaaatttcccgggaattcccgaaatacaagcagaagtatacattttcctacctttttggcacaaaaaaacaatacactgttcatattgaactaatcagcttgtctgtacactcaacccccggtggttggtcactttttcgtttgacacttttttagtttgtaccccgttggttggtcaaagtcaaactaaaaagtgacgaactgtcactttttacacggcgctcacgcatactatcaaaacaaacgtttggtagtgtgtgtgaactccgtgtaaaaggggtgtcaaactaaaaagtgaccccgttcgtttgacaacagttggtgtcaaaccatcggggtttgagtgtaaaatGAAattgtcaaggtttaattcagataatatttatttctgaagcagccactaggaatattgtttgcttatatgttgaacaacaaaaattacgctgttagggaataaatataaattattttatttgtacaaccttttaaacgttttttttttttttgtaatatcatttgaaaataagatatttacatctGCCGGCCAACATTGAGATTTGAGGATGAAAATTGAACTGATAAActgttaaatatgaaaaatttcgtttaatttcaaccacttttaaatgctcaaaattattttattccaatgaatttattaggctgaaaaccgtatataactaaaatcaaattataaaaccatgaaaaacctttaaaaaacaacttcgtatcatatgaaatttacccaaagaatgcaactatatttaaaaaaactcgctccaattatttgaaaactatgagttgtgatttcatgaaatagtgtttcaagttaagAAGCGCTAGGAATaagatttttaagttaaattcaatgattatttatttattcacaagttgaaaatacttgttctgagaTAAATTATTTGTCAtggcaaacaaaatttctgcgtgatttttttttcattataacttgacaaatttaaaagcaattttatggttgtggagcatagattttcatttcaacaaaaatacttatattttttttcttatattagGGACAATTTGAAAGACGGCATACAAATtagaaagtttatatattttctcaaagttgcatgatttttgacaagcagtcaagccattcattgatcctcacactcattttgaccattaaagttgctgttctatacaattttgttgcaaaagatttatcagaaacaggatcagaataactttcgttaaatttcaaatttcccgggaattcccgggatttcccgggaaatttgttgaaaatttcccgtttcccgggaattttgtaacctcGGGAAATTGGCCGCTCTACCCTATTCCGACctaagcaaactgacaacagtcgacattagcacggttgtcaaatgagagcccacaacaaaagcactaactgtcaaatggtagcccataacaaatcattgtttgggtttttgattttcaaatttcccgcaattcaaacgataaatatctgaaaaactaacttaatccacctatgtggttgaagccttcctcactcattaccatcaatggctgtacacaaattcatctattttttagatctggattaaaaaagaacataaatatcacttaagtggccatatctcgagacagggttgccagatcttcaatgatttgaactcgttggaaaggtcttttgataacctaaccaacaatgggtcggattagggacctacatagggaaatgaaatgttccgagagaaatttcaaactcccaaagtcattcaaatttaaggttggaAAACTTGTGGGTTTTCTTTGGTGCTGGCACGtttcttgtaccgaacaagcacaaacataacaaaaactaccagattattataaacaacagttttacaatgctTGTGATTGTTAAAAATCTCGTTTTTTtggccaaaattattttaaattgactccaaccttgttcttgcatagtcttgttgctcgattggaaccccgatttgacagttcgattggaaccctgagagtgacatttcgcctctccatataggctctctaggtcggatggtggatccagacatagtttacatacatttaagtgagatccggcttcaaaaaagtacataaatatcacttaagtggccatatctcgagacagggttgccagatcttctatgttttgaactcgatggaaaggtcttttgataacctaaccaacgatggatcggatggtggatccggacatagtttacatacatttcagTGAGACCcgacttccaaaaagtacatcaatatcacttcagtggccatatctcgagacagggttgccagatcttcaatgatttgaactcgttggaaaggtcttttgataacctaaccaacaatgggtcggatggtggatccagacatagtttacatacatttaagtgagatccggcttcaaaaaagtacataaatatcacttaagtggccatatctcgagacagggttgccagatcttctatgttttgaactcgatggaaaggtcttttgataacctaaccaacgatggatcggatggtggatccggacatagtttacatacatttcagTGAGACCcgacttccaaaaagtacatcaatatcacttcagtggccatatctcgagacagggttgccagatcttcaatgatttgaactcgttggaaaggtcttttgataacctaaccaacaatgggtcggatggtggatccagacatagtttacatacatttaagtgagatccggcttcaaaaaagtacataaatatcacttaagtggccatatctcgagacagggttgccagatcttcaatgttttggtctcgttggaaaggtcttttgataacctaaccatcgatgggtcggatattggatccggacatagtttacatacattttagtgagatccggatatatatgaaaacacatttttatacataacttttgaactacttattgaaacttcaatctgtataaaactcgatctatgggaccctaaaccaagtcgaatgcaacaagttcgggttaaatcggttcagccagtgccgagaaacatgagctagtttgttggtcacatacatacatacacacacacatacacacagacatttgttcagttttcgattctgagtcgatatgtatacatgaaggtgggtctacgatgtttttatacaaagttcatttttagagcaggattatagccttacctcagtgaggaaggcaaaacacgtgaattgtgttgctgatggtaaattctatcatatccttggagattccatcccaatattggctgaaaattcatatcgaaaaaagtgatttttctgtttacctttttttgctttttttctttgggtCGATCAAACAGTGCACCCGTACACTAAGgatcggcattacacatttttcagcttggttttacacatttgcatggtacttttgagtttaaccaggaaaacacacttcgtgttaccaaagtaatatgtataatactgattctTAGTGTTTGatatctgaacttccaagatggtggcttcttcgctaccccctgaaattGACTGACCCaatttgggtactaaagccctatgtaaatttttatgtacaacggtaaaaaacacgatttaaaaccatttctgatcacttttttcattttaacgcaaaatttttttttgacaagacaacattttttcggtggatcaactatggtccccttggaacgagctgtcaagtaggagcttttctgtcaagaaggactgcgaggttaatttttctaaattgatttaaaaatcaattttaaactctttgtggtcgtacaaagggtaattttactcagaaaaataagctttatcgctgtaaacaataatatcagcaatctgagcttcattttaggacccaatagtTAAAAATACCTTTTAGCAGTTTAATTTACTTAAAATCACGAAACACGGAATTTATCGATTGGAAGTTCATCTTTTTCAAATATACCCAACGTTTCACGCGTTGTGCAATCACACACCCTCTCTTCTCACACCAACGCATTTTGCGGTGAAAATCAATCAATCGGCGCCGGCAGCGGTGGCTCCGGCCGCTGAATCTGTGTTGttgaaattcaattcaatttaaactTATCATATTATGCATGCAACCGCCCGCCAAcagcaaataaaacaaattaccgATGCAAGTTCGAACGGCGGCGACGCCAAGAACCGCCACTTGTTGCTCACACTCACTTAGAAGTGTAAACAAATTATAAATTCTCGTTTTACCCGGCGAACGCGAGGTAACAGAGTAATTGGTCCTGGTTAGTAACTTGTGCCAAGTATTTACCAAGTTAAGTAAACAAACTGATCAATAATGTCGCCCACGCGTGCCTTCCGTACGCACAACAATCCCGCAAGACACACCCACTTCCCGCTTCGGAGATTGGAACACACGTGGTCAAGGGTGTTTTAATTAGTAACAATTGATTAATTGACTCTGATGTTAACTTTTTGCTGTGGCTGGTCTTTCAAACATTTGAGCAGCATCTGATTGGAGTTTTGTTTGCAGACAATTTATTTatgtaggggagtttggggtaatatggacagtgggggtaatttggacacccctttaaaaatcacgttttcttcggatataaagtaaaaacggcaatttaagtaataaggctagtactagtaatggcctaggagtatggacaaaccaaaaaagttggaataggttaagtagttttggtataatatgtaaaagtttccaaaggccggttggcactgccttaaattctaatatttggaggttgggaaataaggttttgcaggagTTATATGGCAGAAAAGTGGACAATTTTTGTtgaagggggttgcttggacgatgcctgagatatgtacgtataaaaattgtgcattttatccatttttatcatcaaaaattgcaatttatgatagaatatgctatgggggtaatttggacatgacTTGTGGGCAGACATGCATCtgctctaactcctcttttagaagaacttgtttggcatttcacgtaaaagatacccagcatgttgtgccagtgatcaaaatacgctaattacgcttgtcttttaggctcccgaagaccctgagaGATTATTTTGAAACCCCACCGAGATATAGGTTAAGAACTCTTAattgcactcaaagagcttttaagaagttcttcttgagagcttaagagaacatttacatgaacatatagctaaaatcggggtttccaatgaaccaatgttttctacacattattcaagccaaaatcaagagatttttacctagcaacaagcataacattgctttaaacgaaaatgccatctataacaagctgagtgccgttaaaaagagctcatagtgccgatgcatgtctgcttgtggggtaatttggacatacctgaaagtctacctgtcagacaaaaaaaagtaaaaagctggtttacaataatattgaaatttgaagggctacagaatgtaaaatttaaaaattgatattttcaagtTAATAagttctatataaagattgatttatataaatcttaacgataccttaatcactaaaaactatacttgtgcctaatccagaatcaatgtttaaatcatttcagtattaatgattaaattatgtatacttcactgaactatttgttatcttcctattgaataATAGTTCTAgcacaaaatcattattcaaacctttgataaaatattgtgagcaaacacttcaaaatataatgCAATTGAAGgataaaaacatgctcaaaaaatcaaatgttaaacttattcttcaacatgtgtccaaattaccccacaaaaggtgtccatattaccccacaaagtatgtccatattaccccacaaggcatgtccaaattaccccataaggcatgtccaaattaccccataggggtgttcatattacccccacacaaaaatgtgggggtaatttggacaccttttgaTTATTGCGATAAAAAttggtttttcatcaaaacttatcgaaatgaatgacatttttccatcaaatatggtctctattatcctctggtgtcatccacattcctttaaaatatccatacagcccgtggcagagcaatttccttagggtgtccaaattaccccacactcccctatgcttaaaaaactttgTGGGACTGGAAAAAATATAGTTCAGGTATCTCAAATGAGTCAAATGCGAGTTACCATATCAATATTATAACTACTCTAAATACTGGCTCTTCTGATAGaacatgctgctgctgcacaaAGATCTTTGGCAAagatcatttttcaacatttgtagTTTAAACGTTAAAgcagccaggcctactgcgtaaagtttaccacagaaatgattcgttgaagtgagTTGAGCttgagcacggagtgttcaAGCAACAACACAAATCTGAATCTACCAGGGAGGGAGACCGTACTCGTTGAGAGCATCATGTTTTAAGAAGTTTTTGTACTCCGGGACCCTGTGGGATGGGATTACAACTCTCTCTGTTCTaaacgtaataaaaaaaacccctttCCCTTCTCTTCCCTCAGGCCATCGTCGCGCTCACGTTCGCGCAGTACGCCGTGAAGCCATTCTTCCCGGAGTGTGACCCGCCGGACAATGCCGCCCGGCTGTTGGCCGCCGTCTGTCTGTGCTTCCTGACCGCCATCAACTGCATCTCGACCAAGTGGGCCATGAAAATCCAGGACGTGTTCACGCTGGCCAAGCTAACGGCCCTGATCAGCATCATATTGGCAGGGGTTTGGTTCTTGTCCACCGAGGAGACGGAAAACTTTGACAACGCCTGGGAGGGCGATTACGGACTGTCCAATTTGGCCTATGCGTTCTATTCCGGACTGTTTGCCTTTGGCGGGTGGAACTATTTGAACTTTGTCACCGAGGAGCTTGAGAATCCCTACAAGTTAGAGCTCTAATAGCTATCTTCAATAATTTTACTAATTTCCATCATAATTTATTCAGGAACCTCCCGCGTGCCATCTGGATCGCTATGCCCATGGTCACCGGCATCTACGTGCTCGTCAACTTGGCTTACTTTGCCGTCGTTTCCCGCCAGGACATGCTCACTTCGATTGCGGTCGCCGTTAGCTTCGGAAACCGGATGTTCGGCGCCGTTGCTTGGCTCATACCGATTTTCGTAGCGCTCAGTTGCTTCGGTGGCGTCAACGGAATTCTGTTCACCTCGGCGCGGCTGTTCTCGACCGGCGCGCAGGAGGGACACCTGCCGGCGTGGTTCTCGCTGGTGCACGTCAACCGACAGACGCCTATTCCGGCGTTGATATTTACCGTATGTTTTGAGCTAAACaattcgaaaattatttaaaccagcaacaaatctttgttttagTGCGCAACCTCGATCCTCACGCTGTTCTCCGCCGACGTGGTTGCTTTGATCAACTATTTCAGCCAGATTTTGTGGCTCTCGGTTGCAGCCTGCATCGCCGGCCTGCTATGGTTGCGAGTAACAAAGTGAGTTTCAAAGctattaaaactttaaaactattgaaaaacatgtttcgtCCCCGCCAGACCCAACATGCCCCGCCCCATCCGGGTGAACCTGGCCCTGCCCATCATCTTCCTGACCTGCTGCCTGGTGCTGGTGCTACTTCCCTCGTTCTCCGAGCCGCTGAACCTGATCATCGGCGTCGGCATCACGCTGACCGGCGTACCCGTGTACTACGTGTGCGTCGTGCGGAGCAAGGACAAACGCAAGCGAAACTACCTGATGGCCAAAATCGAGCGCGGTTGCCAGATCCTGTTCAACGCGGCGTTCGTCGACTGTCACCACGACCGGAAGGACGACCGGGAAATGTCCGACATGCAGACGAGCATCGTGGACGAAAAGAACGTGTACAACTAAAGGAGCTGGTTATCTCTCTCTATGTCTTTTTTCTGATTATTTGATTTCTTT
This is a stretch of genomic DNA from Culex pipiens pallens isolate TS chromosome 1, TS_CPP_V2, whole genome shotgun sequence. It encodes these proteins:
- the LOC120427150 gene encoding Y+L amino acid transporter 2 — its product is MEARRVRNGNVFTFSGGVKMGNEAENQLTEKDGGGGGAGDAPGDKVVLKRKITLINGITIIVGTIIGSGIFVSPAGVFLYTKSVGSSLVIWTLSGILSTLGALCYAELGTCITRSGGDYAYLLVAFGPLVGFLRLWMALLIIRPTTQAIVALTFAQYAVKPFFPECDPPDNAARLLAAVCLCFLTAINCISTKWAMKIQDVFTLAKLTALISIILAGVWFLSTEETENFDNAWEGDYGLSNLAYAFYSGLFAFGGWNYLNFVTEELENPYKNLPRAIWIAMPMVTGIYVLVNLAYFAVVSRQDMLTSIAVAVSFGNRMFGAVAWLIPIFVALSCFGGVNGILFTSARLFSTGAQEGHLPAWFSLVHVNRQTPIPALIFTCATSILTLFSADVVALINYFSQILWLSVAACIAGLLWLRVTKPNMPRPIRVNLALPIIFLTCCLVLVLLPSFSEPLNLIIGVGITLTGVPVYYVCVVRSKDKRKRNYLMAKIERGCQILFNAAFVDCHHDRKDDREMSDMQTSIVDEKNVYN